One Gavia stellata isolate bGavSte3 chromosome 34, bGavSte3.hap2, whole genome shotgun sequence DNA window includes the following coding sequences:
- the LOC132320261 gene encoding olfactory receptor 14A16-like, protein MRDQMSNGSSITEFLLLAFADTRELQLLHFWLFLGIYLAALLGNGLIITAVACNHHLHTPMYFFLLNLSFLDLGCISTTLPKSMANSLWDTRAISYGGCAAQVFFFSFLIAAEYSLLTVMSYDRYVAICKPLHYGTLLGSRACVHMAAAAWGSGFLNALLHTVNTFSLPLCQGNALDQFFCEIPQILRLSCSDSDYHREVWLIAFSSFLLLGCFVFIVLSYVQIFRVVLRIPSEQGRHKAFSTCLPHLVVVSLFISTAMVAYLKPPSISSPLLNLVVSFLYSVVPPALNPLIYSMRNQELKDALRKLVTGCLSAAIGCLSSSAAASQRLS, encoded by the coding sequence ATGAGGGACCAAATGTCCAATGGAAGCTCCATCAccgagttcctcctcctggcattcgcagacacacgggagctgcagctcttgcacttctggctcttcctgggcatctacctggctgccctcctgggcaatggcctcatcatcaccgccgtAGCCTGcaaccaccacctccacacccccatgtacttcttcctcctcaacctctcttttctcgacctgggctgcatctccaccactctccccaaatccatggccaattccctgtgggacaccagggccatctcctatgggggatgtgctgctcaagtttttttcttttcctttctaataGCAGCAGAGTATTCTCTCCTCACAGTCATGTCCTATGACCGCTACgtggccatctgcaaacccctgcactacgggaccctcctgggcagcagagcttgtgtccacatggcagcagctgcctggggcagtggctTTCTcaatgctctgctgcacacagtcaataccttttcactaccactctgccaaggcaatgccctggaccagttcttctgtgaaatcccccagatcctcaggctctcctgctcagactcagACTACCACAGGGAAGTTTGGCTTATTGCTTTTAGTTCTTTTCTacttttggggtgttttgttttcattgtgctgtcttatgtgcagatcttcagggttgtgctgaggatcccctctgagcagggacggcacaaagccttttccacctgcctccctcacctggtcGTGGTCTCCCTCTTTATCAGCACTGCCATggttgcctacctgaagccgccctccatctcctccccacttcTCAATCTggtggtgtcatttctgtactcggtggtgcctccagcactgaaccccctcatctacagcatgaggaaccaggagctcaaggatgccctgaGGAAACTGGTAACTGGGTGTCTTTCAGCAGCCATAGGCTGCCtatcttcctctgcagctgcctcccagcGTCTGTCGTGA